A single window of Granulicella cerasi DNA harbors:
- a CDS encoding type II toxin-antitoxin system death-on-curing family toxin — protein sequence MTDYLTLVEVLAMHEDQIARYGGANGVRDYGLLEAALFRPQTGYYADLIEEVAALWESLSQNPPFVDGNKPTAFASMFPFLTINGIELTAKTNEAEEFVLRLYQGDQFVFASLAAWLRDHTAL from the coding sequence GTGACGGACTACCTCACGCTGGTAGAAGTGCTTGCGATGCATGAGGACCAGATTGCACGATACGGCGGCGCGAACGGCGTGCGTGATTACGGTCTGCTGGAAGCGGCACTCTTTCGACCACAGACGGGCTACTACGCTGACTTGATCGAAGAGGTGGCTGCGCTGTGGGAGAGTTTGTCGCAGAACCCTCCGTTTGTGGACGGCAACAAGCCGACAGCATTCGCCTCGATGTTTCCGTTCCTCACCATCAACGGTATCGAGCTAACGGCAAAAACCAATGAGGCCGAAGAGTTTGTCCTCAGACTCTATCAAGGCGATCAGTTCGTATTTGCCTCGCTGGCAGCTTGGTTGCGAGATCACACGGCTCTATAA
- a CDS encoding DUF971 domain-containing protein, with product MSHEIKFVSAAEAAREAAIVKLTGAAIQPAKVRVDKTGGTGMEIEWRDGHKSSWSFAWLRLACPCATCNEEREAEGREPGEAKPKPKAVLPMFEAPARPREVTPVGKYALRFTWNDGHEAGLYSWDYLRNVCDEQRKPQ from the coding sequence ATGAGCCACGAGATTAAGTTTGTCAGCGCCGCTGAGGCCGCGCGCGAAGCCGCGATCGTCAAGCTGACCGGAGCTGCAATTCAGCCCGCGAAGGTGCGCGTCGACAAGACCGGCGGCACGGGCATGGAGATTGAGTGGCGCGACGGCCACAAGAGCTCATGGAGCTTTGCGTGGTTACGCCTGGCCTGTCCCTGCGCGACCTGCAATGAAGAGCGTGAAGCCGAAGGCCGCGAGCCGGGCGAGGCCAAGCCGAAGCCCAAGGCCGTATTGCCGATGTTTGAAGCGCCTGCGCGTCCGCGCGAGGTGACGCCGGTGGGCAAGTATGCGCTACGCTTTACCTGGAACGATGGCCACGAAGCAGGCTTGTACTCGTGGGATTATCTGCGCAACGTCTGCGACGAACAGCGCAAGCCGCAGTAG
- a CDS encoding ATP-dependent helicase → MADLLSNMNPQQRDGIVSVDGPVLLLAGAGSGKTRVITHRIAYLIQERGISPDNILAVTFTNKAAKEMQERVEKIMGHDSLAKPTIATFHSFCVRALRRDIEALRVGGKGLTKSFAIYDENDQQAVIKSALKRIGIDDKSLKPRVVLGRISWAKNHMIDPQEYFLNSGNPAEEKIAHLFKIYKDELFKANALDFDDLLLETVRLLKSDASVRERYNRKYKYLLIDEYQDTNRPQYELMKLLGTHSNVCVVGDEDQSIYSWRGADIRNILEFEKDFPEARTIRLEQNYRSTAVILEGASAVVAKNTQRKGKNLFTTREGGSLIGYYEAPDGENEALFIADRVAKYLREAAAGTDNPAHNPRCAVLYRTNSQSRLVEEALRRYQVKYHMVGGFSFYDRSEIKDMLSYLKLVQNPHDSVALGRVVNSPPRGIGKTTMETLENMALSTGTSTWDAIAAAIKDKLLPARALTALGNFRRLIDDARAMMGPEFLQALEASAQPVTLPPADDERHENLAADDYFNSEPETQNSSLEANGDDTAFDFGFAEEEPAPPTVAANDANSDFDTSFNFGFDFGPSEEISTIAPENSAPALNLFASEASTDTKAAFANPFAPVTLKSASDIVREKQTQIVEAQGGAHEDANVLDERAFRKPGDPATLPELIKFLNERSGYIRALEDEATPESFSRIENLKELANAAQDATSRGETLFEFLDHAALVSDADQYSADARVTLMTLHAAKGLEFPLVFLCGMEEGLFPHSRSITDPTQMEEERRLCYVGMTRAEDTLIMSRARYRRRYGNDMPESSLPSRFLEEVPPSLVEDLGSPGGALSYGHNAAYGNRRRGGDDDYSNDSGYDYADESQDPSARPAKGYASQRFGGAGSSSGGTRFGSGPLDNTAKFFGKTGTTPGFGGGASKFGGKPKMAIANPTGKTGNAKGQRVRHPKYGEGVIFAREGDGDDAKITVQFTSVGMKKLVEKFAQLEKL, encoded by the coding sequence GTGGCCGATCTTCTCTCCAACATGAACCCGCAGCAACGCGATGGCATCGTCTCTGTCGATGGCCCGGTGCTGCTGCTCGCGGGCGCAGGCTCGGGCAAGACGCGTGTGATCACGCACCGCATCGCGTACCTCATTCAAGAGCGCGGCATCAGCCCGGACAACATCCTCGCCGTGACCTTCACCAACAAGGCCGCGAAAGAGATGCAGGAGCGCGTCGAGAAGATCATGGGGCATGACTCGCTCGCGAAGCCGACGATTGCGACCTTCCATAGCTTCTGCGTGCGCGCACTGCGTCGCGACATCGAAGCGCTGCGCGTCGGCGGCAAAGGCCTCACCAAGAGCTTTGCGATCTACGACGAGAACGATCAGCAGGCCGTCATCAAGTCCGCACTCAAGCGCATCGGCATCGATGACAAGTCGCTGAAGCCGCGCGTAGTGCTCGGCCGCATTTCGTGGGCCAAGAACCACATGATCGACCCGCAGGAGTACTTCCTGAACTCAGGAAACCCTGCTGAAGAAAAAATCGCGCACCTCTTCAAGATCTACAAAGACGAGCTCTTCAAAGCCAACGCGCTCGACTTCGACGATCTGCTGCTCGAAACCGTGCGTCTGCTCAAGAGCGACGCCAGCGTGCGCGAGCGCTACAACCGCAAGTACAAGTACCTGCTCATCGACGAGTATCAGGACACCAACCGTCCGCAGTACGAGCTGATGAAGCTGCTCGGCACGCACTCGAACGTCTGCGTCGTCGGCGATGAAGACCAGTCGATCTACTCCTGGCGTGGCGCGGACATTCGCAACATCCTCGAGTTTGAAAAAGACTTCCCCGAGGCGCGCACCATTCGCCTCGAACAGAACTACCGCTCGACAGCCGTGATCCTCGAAGGCGCGAGCGCGGTTGTTGCGAAGAACACGCAGCGCAAGGGCAAGAACCTCTTCACCACGCGTGAAGGCGGCTCGCTCATCGGCTACTACGAAGCGCCCGACGGCGAGAACGAAGCGCTCTTCATCGCCGACCGCGTCGCAAAGTATCTGCGCGAGGCCGCTGCCGGCACGGACAACCCCGCGCACAACCCGCGCTGCGCCGTGCTCTATCGCACGAACTCGCAGTCGCGGCTCGTGGAAGAAGCGCTGCGTCGCTACCAGGTGAAGTACCACATGGTCGGCGGCTTCAGCTTCTATGACCGCTCGGAAATCAAGGACATGCTCAGCTACCTGAAGCTGGTGCAGAATCCGCATGACTCCGTCGCGCTCGGTCGCGTCGTCAACTCGCCGCCGCGTGGCATCGGCAAGACCACGATGGAGACGCTCGAGAACATGGCGTTGAGCACGGGCACCAGCACGTGGGACGCTATCGCCGCCGCCATCAAGGACAAGCTGCTGCCCGCGCGCGCACTCACCGCGCTCGGCAACTTCCGCCGCTTGATCGACGACGCCCGCGCCATGATGGGCCCGGAGTTCCTGCAAGCGCTCGAAGCCTCCGCGCAACCTGTGACGCTGCCGCCAGCCGATGACGAGCGCCACGAAAACCTTGCCGCTGACGATTACTTCAACTCGGAACCCGAAACTCAAAACTCATCACTCGAAGCAAACGGTGACGACACCGCCTTTGACTTCGGTTTCGCCGAAGAAGAGCCCGCGCCGCCGACCGTTGCAGCCAACGACGCGAACTCTGACTTCGACACCAGCTTCAACTTTGGCTTCGACTTCGGCCCCAGCGAAGAGATCTCCACCATCGCGCCGGAGAACTCTGCGCCCGCACTGAACCTCTTCGCCTCGGAAGCTTCGACGGACACCAAGGCAGCGTTCGCGAATCCCTTTGCGCCCGTTACGCTGAAGTCCGCCAGCGACATCGTGCGCGAAAAGCAGACGCAGATCGTCGAAGCGCAGGGCGGCGCACACGAAGACGCCAATGTCCTCGACGAGCGCGCCTTCCGCAAGCCCGGCGATCCGGCCACGCTGCCCGAACTGATCAAGTTCCTCAACGAGCGCTCCGGCTACATCCGTGCGCTCGAAGACGAGGCGACGCCCGAGAGCTTCTCGCGCATTGAGAACTTGAAGGAACTCGCCAACGCGGCGCAGGACGCGACCTCGCGCGGCGAAACACTCTTCGAGTTCCTCGACCACGCCGCCCTCGTCTCCGACGCCGACCAGTACTCCGCCGACGCGCGCGTGACGCTGATGACGCTGCATGCCGCCAAAGGCCTCGAGTTCCCGCTCGTCTTCCTCTGCGGCATGGAGGAAGGCCTCTTCCCGCACTCGCGCTCCATCACAGACCCCACGCAGATGGAAGAAGAGCGCCGCCTCTGCTACGTCGGCATGACCCGCGCCGAGGACACGCTCATCATGAGCCGCGCGCGTTATCGCCGCCGCTACGGCAACGACATGCCGGAAAGCTCGTTACCCTCTCGATTCCTCGAGGAAGTCCCGCCGTCGCTGGTCGAAGACCTCGGCTCACCTGGCGGCGCGCTCAGCTACGGCCACAACGCCGCCTACGGCAACCGTCGCCGTGGCGGAGACGACGATTACTCCAACGACTCTGGCTACGACTACGCCGACGAATCTCAGGACCCCTCCGCCCGTCCGGCTAAGGGCTATGCCTCTCAACGCTTTGGCGGTGCCGGCAGCAGCTCCGGCGGAACGCGCTTCGGCTCCGGCCCGCTCGACAATACCGCCAAGTTCTTCGGCAAAACCGGCACAACTCCCGGCTTTGGTGGAGGCGCCAGCAAGTTCGGCGGCAAGCCGAAGATGGCCATCGCCAACCCCACCGGGAAGACCGGCAACGCCAAAGGACAGCGTGTTCGCCACCCGAAATACGGCGAAGGCGTCATCTTCGCGCGCGAAGGCGATGGGGACGACGCGAAAATCACGGTACAATTTACTAGCGTTGGCATGAAGAAGTTGGTCGAGAAGTTTGCCCAGCTTGAGAAGCTCTAG
- a CDS encoding ATP-binding cassette domain-containing protein — protein MSEVLLEAKDLTKEYGAHRVVDSVSLTLHRGETLGLVGESGSGKSTVARMMLRLVEPTSGSVTLHRDGHALDLLKLSAREMRAQRRDLGMVFQDPYAALNPRMTVRQILSEPFAIHGVKPAESLDAALQTLLREVGLDGSALARYPHEFSGGQRQRVNIARALALRPEVLVLDEPVSALDVSVGAQVINLLCELQRTRQLTCLFISHSMPLVRYFCHRVAVMQRGKLVEEGSWQQVCEAPQEAYTQQLLAATPEL, from the coding sequence GTGAGCGAAGTGCTGCTGGAGGCGAAAGACCTCACCAAAGAGTACGGCGCGCATCGCGTGGTCGACAGCGTGTCGCTGACGCTGCATCGCGGTGAAACGCTTGGTCTCGTCGGCGAGTCCGGCTCGGGCAAAAGCACCGTTGCGCGCATGATGCTGCGACTGGTGGAGCCGACGAGCGGCAGCGTCACTCTGCATCGCGACGGCCATGCGCTTGATCTGCTGAAGCTCTCCGCGCGTGAGATGCGTGCGCAACGTCGCGACCTCGGCATGGTCTTCCAGGACCCGTACGCCGCGTTGAATCCGCGCATGACGGTGCGGCAGATCCTCTCCGAACCGTTTGCTATTCATGGCGTGAAGCCTGCGGAAAGTCTTGATGCCGCGCTGCAAACGTTGCTGCGCGAAGTGGGGCTCGATGGTTCCGCGCTTGCACGCTATCCGCATGAGTTTTCGGGGGGGCAGCGGCAACGCGTGAACATCGCTCGCGCACTGGCTCTGCGACCCGAAGTGTTGGTGCTCGACGAGCCTGTGAGTGCGCTGGATGTTTCGGTAGGCGCGCAGGTGATTAACCTGCTGTGCGAGTTGCAGCGCACACGCCAACTCACGTGCCTGTTCATCTCTCACTCGATGCCGCTGGTGCGTTACTTCTGCCATCGCGTAGCGGTGATGCAGCGCGGCAAGCTGGTCGAAGAAGGTTCGTGGCAGCAGGTGTGCGAAGCGCCGCAGGAGGCATATACGCAGCAGCTGCTCGCAGCAACGCCAGAGCTCTAG
- a CDS encoding glycosyltransferase family 4 protein: protein MAPSHPPRVLLVTREPVLHQRSGSTTLVLGLLELLRAEGCEVEVFCTLACSRSPKMVFRRQAEFPAGVRFRVPGYLRMGSLYVRTMWAKAWSRDVCRAAKRLSIFKPLAWAVKKLYGEALYTNAWDLTVATDAEVAAAGREAQRFGATCVIANYAFWAPLFAQLPSQLPTMVIAHDLLSARVQRMLSAGAELDCPAIDEATEIDWLNAPKVVLAAQAAEAELLRTKLQSTVMVQPIVLKPMFTARDVRPHHCFFVGGNILPNVTGLQFFLAEVWPRVRASVPDATIEIAGSVCGAELAEFHQPGVMLLGRVDTLNELYDRAALCVVPLLVGSGIKIKLLEALSYGKAIVSTSVGVQGLEAWTTDAISVADDAESFAAAVVEAMESTTKRQQLERGAQRLVRERFSPRSEPVQTFVRMLLGQ, encoded by the coding sequence ATGGCGCCTTCACATCCTCCGCGGGTTCTGCTGGTCACGCGTGAACCCGTGCTGCATCAGCGAAGCGGCAGCACCACCCTGGTGCTGGGGCTGTTGGAGCTGCTGCGCGCAGAGGGTTGCGAGGTAGAGGTCTTCTGCACGCTGGCCTGTAGCCGCTCGCCGAAGATGGTGTTTCGCAGGCAGGCGGAGTTTCCTGCGGGCGTTCGTTTTCGTGTGCCGGGCTATCTGCGCATGGGTTCGTTGTACGTCCGGACGATGTGGGCGAAGGCTTGGTCGCGCGATGTGTGTCGCGCAGCCAAGCGGTTGTCGATCTTCAAGCCGCTCGCGTGGGCGGTGAAGAAGTTATATGGCGAAGCGCTCTACACCAACGCGTGGGACCTGACCGTCGCAACGGATGCAGAGGTGGCTGCGGCTGGGCGCGAGGCACAACGCTTCGGCGCTACATGCGTCATCGCGAACTATGCGTTCTGGGCGCCACTGTTCGCGCAGCTTCCGTCGCAGTTGCCGACGATGGTGATCGCGCACGATCTGCTTTCGGCGCGCGTGCAACGCATGTTGTCTGCGGGCGCGGAGCTCGATTGCCCTGCGATTGACGAAGCCACAGAGATTGACTGGTTGAACGCCCCGAAGGTGGTGCTTGCCGCGCAGGCAGCCGAGGCGGAACTCCTGCGCACGAAGCTGCAGTCAACAGTGATGGTGCAGCCGATCGTGTTGAAGCCGATGTTCACCGCGCGCGATGTGCGGCCGCATCACTGCTTCTTCGTCGGCGGCAACATCCTGCCCAATGTCACGGGACTGCAGTTCTTTCTCGCAGAGGTGTGGCCGCGCGTGCGAGCGAGTGTGCCCGATGCAACGATCGAGATCGCAGGCAGCGTCTGCGGCGCGGAGTTGGCGGAGTTCCATCAGCCAGGCGTCATGTTGCTGGGCCGTGTGGATACGCTGAACGAACTCTACGATCGCGCGGCGCTTTGCGTGGTGCCGCTGCTCGTAGGCAGCGGCATCAAGATCAAGCTGCTCGAGGCGTTGAGCTACGGCAAGGCCATCGTGTCGACCAGCGTCGGTGTGCAAGGGCTGGAGGCGTGGACCACAGACGCGATCAGCGTTGCGGATGACGCAGAGTCGTTTGCGGCTGCCGTCGTGGAAGCGATGGAGTCGACCACGAAGCGCCAGCAGTTGGAGCGCGGCGCACAGCGTCTGGTGCGTGAGCGCTTCAGTCCGCGGAGCGAGCCGGTGCAGACCTTCGTGCGTATGTTGCTCGGGCAATAG
- a CDS encoding sulfite exporter TauE/SafE family protein: MVEVPFFHHIPHLRYIWMVAASTIAGVMNAMAGGGSFISFPAMLGVGVLPVQANATNTVALWPGQLTSLATLRNDVRRDLLPTVLGTCLVGAVLGAETLLHTAQNTFLRLIPWLILIGTVVFGVSGPLSRWMRKRASKHHADKPIPWLPLSLALLPICFYIGYFGAGGGFLVMTVLALFGMEDMHELNAMKVVAATTSNFVAIVTFVLTGAVLWHYCLISMVFAGFGGWGGAKFAKRVNGEVLRGIVVATGSLIAAYFFWRQYAA, from the coding sequence ATGGTGGAAGTGCCGTTTTTCCATCACATTCCGCATCTGCGCTACATCTGGATGGTTGCCGCATCGACCATTGCGGGCGTCATGAACGCGATGGCCGGCGGTGGATCGTTCATTTCGTTTCCGGCGATGCTCGGCGTCGGCGTTCTGCCGGTGCAGGCGAATGCGACGAACACCGTCGCACTGTGGCCGGGGCAGTTGACCTCGCTGGCAACGCTGCGCAATGACGTTCGCAGAGACCTGCTGCCCACGGTGCTGGGCACCTGCCTTGTCGGCGCGGTCCTCGGCGCGGAGACGCTGCTGCACACGGCGCAGAATACGTTCCTGCGACTGATTCCGTGGCTCATCCTGATCGGCACAGTCGTCTTCGGCGTGAGCGGACCGCTCTCGCGCTGGATGCGCAAGCGCGCGTCGAAACACCATGCCGACAAGCCGATTCCCTGGCTGCCGTTGTCGTTGGCGCTGCTTCCGATCTGCTTTTACATCGGCTATTTTGGCGCGGGCGGCGGCTTTCTGGTGATGACCGTGCTCGCGCTCTTTGGCATGGAAGACATGCATGAACTGAATGCGATGAAGGTTGTCGCTGCGACGACTTCAAACTTCGTCGCGATCGTCACCTTCGTCCTCACCGGCGCTGTGCTGTGGCACTACTGCCTGATCTCGATGGTGTTTGCGGGGTTTGGTGGCTGGGGCGGAGCGAAGTTCGCCAAACGTGTGAACGGCGAGGTGCTGCGCGGCATCGTAGTGGCGACCGGCAGCCTGATTGCCGCATACTTCTTCTGGAGACAATACGCTGCATGA
- a CDS encoding YybH family protein: MHRIRTACLTACLLLAGPMLGGSLLHAQTSADEQAIRTAMQRSADDWNRGDLDSFATVYKNSPDTIFMGSTVSRGYAGMLKTYKAHYATAEARGVLTFSNVEVHLLDANVATMIGNCHIERTSGKNDDCLYSLIWQKTAEGWKIVLDHSTAAPGKKS, translated from the coding sequence ATGCATCGCATCCGCACTGCCTGCCTGACCGCATGTCTACTGCTTGCCGGACCCATGCTCGGCGGCTCTTTGCTGCACGCGCAGACCAGCGCCGACGAGCAGGCAATTCGCACGGCGATGCAGCGCTCCGCCGATGACTGGAACCGCGGCGACCTCGACAGCTTCGCCACGGTGTACAAGAACTCTCCCGACACAATCTTCATGGGGTCGACCGTGAGCCGCGGTTATGCCGGCATGTTGAAGACCTACAAAGCGCACTACGCCACCGCCGAAGCGCGCGGCGTGCTCACCTTCTCCAACGTCGAGGTGCATCTGCTCGATGCGAACGTCGCTACGATGATCGGCAACTGCCACATCGAACGCACAAGCGGCAAGAACGACGACTGCCTCTATTCGCTCATCTGGCAGAAGACCGCCGAGGGCTGGAAGATCGTTCTCGACCACTCCACCGCAGCGCCGGGGAAGAAGTCGTGA
- a CDS encoding ribbon-helix-helix domain-containing protein has protein sequence MATPVREKFSTQVNSAVLSEVRQLAQREGRQLQALVDEALTDLLEKRKQGRPRPHVMAAYQRSHEEFAPLYRKLAE, from the coding sequence ATGGCAACACCAGTTCGAGAAAAATTCTCTACCCAGGTGAATTCCGCTGTGCTGAGCGAAGTGCGACAGCTTGCGCAGCGCGAAGGGCGTCAGCTTCAGGCGCTTGTGGATGAAGCTCTGACCGACCTCCTCGAAAAGCGCAAGCAAGGGCGCCCGAGGCCGCATGTCATGGCGGCTTACCAGCGCAGCCACGAGGAATTTGCGCCGCTCTACAGGAAGCTCGCTGAGTGA
- a CDS encoding LOG family protein — translation MSVKNIAVYCASAAGARPVYREAAEELGAALAARQLGVVYGGATVGLMGAVADAVLRGGGRAIGVIPQVLVDLEVAHNGVSELHVVDTMHTRKALMMERADAFLVLPGGFGTMEELFEVITWQQLKLHEKPVVLLNLGGFYDKLLEFLDVCVREGVLKPKNRERLLVATTVDEALTLCGVD, via the coding sequence ATGAGCGTGAAAAATATTGCGGTGTATTGTGCGTCGGCTGCCGGCGCGCGTCCTGTGTATCGCGAAGCCGCTGAGGAGCTGGGTGCGGCGTTGGCTGCGCGTCAGCTGGGTGTGGTGTACGGCGGTGCCACCGTAGGACTGATGGGAGCGGTTGCCGATGCGGTGCTGCGAGGTGGCGGACGAGCGATCGGTGTCATCCCTCAGGTGCTGGTGGACCTCGAAGTGGCACACAACGGCGTCAGCGAACTGCACGTTGTGGACACGATGCACACACGCAAGGCGCTGATGATGGAGCGGGCCGACGCGTTTCTCGTGCTGCCCGGCGGCTTCGGCACCATGGAAGAACTCTTCGAGGTGATCACCTGGCAGCAGTTGAAACTGCATGAGAAGCCGGTGGTGCTGCTCAATCTTGGAGGCTTCTACGACAAGCTGCTCGAGTTCCTGGATGTTTGCGTGCGCGAGGGCGTGTTGAAGCCAAAGAACCGCGAGCGTTTGCTGGTCGCGACAACGGTTGACGAAGCGCTGACGCTCTGCGGCGTCGATTAG